CATCAGGCTCTTGGAGTGGGCTTTAAATAAGGCAAACAGTCTCTCCTCCTCGGGCCGATTGTCCTTTATAAGGGGGTAGCACCTGAACTCTTCGGCCAATTTCCACATCGTCGGAAACTTGTCCTCCACGAACAAATCGACGCCTGTGACTTCCTGAATGATAATGATCCAGTAGGCCATGTAGTTCGCCGAGATGTCCAAGAACCCAACGCTGTCCCCTCCGAAGAACTTCTTGTCTTTGAGCTGCAAGTTGAGTGTCCTGAGGTGATCACGGACCTCCTCCTTCAGcttctccctctcctcccCATCACTCCATGCAGCTTTCCACGAGACAAGCAAGCACTAAGGCAAGTAACAAAAAGAACTGATATATACGTCAAAACATATTTTGTGACCCGTCTCCTCCGATCACCGTCACTACGTGCGGGATAGATGTAGAATCGACCTCGTGTTACTGATGTCGACTAGCAACCATTTACCCTGTATTCCTGATTAAATGATCCTTTACAAGTCCTTATGCAGCTAAAGAAATGGAATTTGCAATTATACCATTAATATAGCTGAGGAATTCAGTAATTTGCCTTCTCATCTGTGAACCTAGACCAGAAACGAACCATGGCTCTGCCATTATGGAGGTAACTGAATTcttcaatcaattaattatggAGGCAAGTTTTCTTAGCCAAGTAAGCCAGTGGTAGTCTGATTACTTGGTCTCTTGACAAGGGGCCTCGGAGTTGGCGGCTCaaccttagttatttattGATGATAGTATAAATAAGTCAAAAGGTGTCAAAGTTCAAACTTCATATAGTATTTATcccccaaaaaataaaataaaatattattaggaGGAAATTGAATAAAGCAACGACAGATTTAGACCGGCGGCTCCGCCTGTCATCATTAATGATGTCTATAAGTGGGATTTGCGCAGAATTTGGATCGAAGGAGCGAAAGTTTTATGAAagtgaaaatgaaataatggGTAAATAACAATTATTTcattgaaaattagaaaactaAAATAAGTTTCTATCAAAGTTTTATGAAGAGGACTGCCCCTTCTTTCAATCCATCCTCGTAAGTAATTGATCTCTGTGATATTGAggatgtatatttatttctcttaCTATATGTGTCAATATCTCCAGTCTGCATTCAGTTCGCACTTTTAGAAGGTCCCAATTCTCGATGTTGGGCTTCCGGTCCAACGGCAGGTCTGAAACAAACCGGGCCTTACTGAGCTTCACCCCTTCCGCGTCCTGTAAGTTACAGGTCGTATCACGTGCACGTGGAAG
The sequence above is drawn from the Punica granatum isolate Tunisia-2019 chromosome 5, ASM765513v2, whole genome shotgun sequence genome and encodes:
- the LOC116208929 gene encoding probable glutathione S-transferase translates to MAEPCCIRTCKGSFNQEYRCLLVSWKAAWSDGEEREKLKEEVRDHLRTLNLQLKDKKFFGGDSVGFLDISANYMAYWIIIIQEVTGVDLFVEDKFPTMWKLAEEFRCYPLIKDNRPEEERLFALFKAHSKSLMNASK